From the Archangium lipolyticum genome, one window contains:
- the treZ gene encoding malto-oligosyltrehalose trehalohydrolase, which produces MERAEDTRGRTHRLGAWVEPGTGVRWRVWAPGHHKVEVVLFGRDGQPGSSLPMADEGHGFFSTTLPGEGAGVRYKLRVDGEGPFPDPWSRSQPDGVHGPSEVVVPDFAWTDAAWKGPDPEAQVIYEVHVGTATPEGTFEALIPRLRSLKALGITTLELMPLASFPGSRNWGYDGVDLFAPQAEYGGPQGLRRLIDAAHAEGLAVLIDAVYNHYGPDGNYLRCYSPYYFTGRHHTPWGEAVNYDGEGAEVVRSLVLSNVEMWIRDYHADGLRLDAAHAIIDDGRSHLLTEIAERARASAPGRRVVVIAEDERNDTRLVRPPAQGGYGLDGVWADDFHHQMRRAFAGDSEGYYRDYTGSAEDLARTLRQGWFYEGQTSQVHGRARGTPVEGTEPWRLVHCIQNHDQVGNRAHGERLGADVSPAAFRAMSTLLLLSPYTPLLFMGQEWNASTPFLYFTDHNAELGKLVTEGRRKEFAGFARFAGEEVPDPQAVETFARSRLDWSEAERPEHAGVLALYRELLHLRATDPALRHNRRGQYDARPLGEHALVLERRGPEGSLQVLVNVRGTLEHRLPAGARLVLWSEAPRFGGTSREEPLRSGVVRLEGPSAVVVRITG; this is translated from the coding sequence ATGGAACGAGCAGAGGACACGCGGGGGCGGACTCATCGCCTGGGCGCATGGGTGGAACCGGGTACGGGTGTCCGGTGGCGCGTCTGGGCCCCCGGACATCACAAGGTCGAGGTGGTGCTGTTCGGCCGGGACGGGCAGCCAGGCTCCTCGCTGCCCATGGCCGACGAGGGCCACGGTTTCTTCTCCACGACACTTCCGGGCGAGGGCGCGGGCGTGCGCTACAAGCTGCGGGTGGATGGCGAGGGTCCCTTTCCGGACCCGTGGAGCCGTTCACAACCGGACGGTGTGCACGGCCCCTCCGAGGTGGTGGTGCCGGACTTCGCCTGGACGGACGCCGCGTGGAAGGGGCCGGACCCGGAGGCCCAGGTCATCTATGAGGTGCACGTGGGCACCGCCACGCCCGAGGGCACCTTCGAGGCCCTCATCCCCCGCCTGCGCTCGCTCAAGGCGCTGGGCATCACCACGCTGGAGCTGATGCCGCTGGCCAGCTTCCCGGGCTCGCGCAACTGGGGCTACGACGGGGTGGACCTCTTCGCGCCCCAGGCGGAGTACGGCGGCCCCCAGGGCCTGCGGCGTCTCATCGACGCGGCCCACGCCGAGGGGCTCGCGGTGCTCATCGACGCCGTCTACAACCACTACGGGCCGGACGGGAACTACCTGCGCTGCTACTCGCCCTACTACTTCACCGGGCGCCATCACACCCCGTGGGGCGAGGCCGTCAACTACGACGGCGAGGGCGCCGAGGTGGTGCGCTCGCTGGTGCTCTCCAACGTGGAGATGTGGATCCGCGACTACCACGCGGACGGGCTGCGGCTGGACGCGGCCCACGCCATCATCGATGACGGCAGGTCCCACCTCCTCACGGAGATCGCCGAGCGCGCGAGGGCCTCGGCCCCCGGACGGCGCGTGGTGGTCATCGCCGAGGACGAGCGCAACGACACGCGCCTGGTGCGTCCGCCCGCCCAGGGCGGCTACGGGCTGGACGGCGTCTGGGCGGATGACTTCCACCACCAGATGCGCCGCGCCTTCGCGGGCGACAGCGAGGGCTACTACCGGGACTACACCGGCAGCGCGGAGGACCTCGCGCGCACGCTGCGGCAGGGGTGGTTCTACGAGGGGCAGACTTCCCAGGTGCATGGCCGTGCCCGGGGCACGCCGGTGGAGGGCACCGAGCCCTGGCGCCTGGTGCACTGCATCCAGAACCACGACCAGGTGGGCAATCGGGCGCATGGCGAACGGCTGGGGGCGGACGTGTCCCCGGCGGCCTTCCGCGCCATGAGCACGCTGCTGCTGCTCTCGCCCTACACGCCGTTGCTCTTCATGGGGCAGGAGTGGAACGCGAGCACGCCCTTCCTCTACTTCACGGACCACAACGCCGAGCTGGGCAAGCTGGTGACGGAGGGGCGGCGCAAGGAGTTCGCCGGCTTCGCGCGCTTCGCCGGTGAGGAGGTGCCGGACCCGCAGGCCGTGGAGACCTTCGCGCGCTCGAGGCTCGACTGGAGCGAGGCCGAGCGGCCGGAGCACGCCGGGGTGCTCGCCCTCTACCGCGAGCTGCTGCACCTGCGCGCCACGGATCCGGCCCTGAGGCACAACCGCCGGGGCCAGTACGACGCACGGCCCCTGGGTGAGCACGCGCTGGTGCTGGAGCGCCGGGGTCCCGAGGGCTCGCTGCAGGTGCTCGTCAACGTGCGCGGCACGCTGGAGCACCGGCTGCCCGCTGGCGCCCGGCTGGTGTTGTGGAGCGAAGCGCCCCGCTTCGGCGGCACCTCGCGCGAGGAGCCGCTGCGAAGCGGGGTCGTCCGGCTCGAGGGGCCCTCGGCCGTGGTGGTGCGCATCACGGGCTGA
- a CDS encoding discoidin domain-containing protein, whose translation MNRLPSRRRQLAAFGLVSLVTFTASQALAAGGFVSAIASADDGNTPANAIDGSLPTRWSADGRGQWLQADLGAVKSLSALDIAWYRGNERASRFTISVSSDGNTFTQAFSGTSSGTTASAERYTFPAQSARYVRVTVDGNTMNNWASISELAAPTSGDPAPTPTPTPTPETGKDVFGVTMIYPTKAGGETWFLKDNALQDSRFDPQDTITRNADGSWKMKSSQVRMHAKTSTGYDSKKIPTYDPDVLASRGYMQAANDWKNVEMTGFIKVNAASDMSDNFAWYARGGRHTDSLACEGSSYKGSLHYDGRARWQKESWHVSYDQTAYKTATTSLKGRWVGFKSIMKNTAYNGKPAVKLELWLNDNADKVTWKKVYDTMDYGQIGGDLDHCGGSVAAAPIVWGGPLATFRWDSASDVDFKWLSVREITE comes from the coding sequence ATGAATCGACTCCCCTCCCGCCGCCGGCAGCTGGCCGCTTTCGGGCTCGTCTCCCTCGTCACCTTCACCGCGTCCCAGGCCCTGGCGGCCGGTGGCTTCGTCTCCGCCATCGCGAGTGCGGATGACGGCAACACGCCGGCCAATGCCATCGACGGCAGCCTGCCCACCCGTTGGTCCGCGGATGGCCGCGGTCAGTGGCTCCAGGCGGACCTGGGTGCCGTGAAGTCCCTGAGCGCCCTGGACATCGCCTGGTACCGGGGCAACGAGCGGGCCAGCCGTTTCACCATCTCCGTCTCGTCGGACGGCAACACCTTCACGCAGGCGTTCTCGGGCACTTCCTCCGGGACGACGGCCTCCGCCGAGCGTTACACCTTCCCCGCGCAGAGCGCCCGCTACGTGCGCGTGACGGTCGATGGCAACACCATGAACAACTGGGCGAGCATCTCCGAGCTCGCCGCGCCCACCTCCGGCGATCCGGCGCCCACCCCGACGCCCACCCCGACTCCCGAGACGGGCAAGGACGTCTTCGGCGTCACGATGATCTACCCGACGAAGGCGGGCGGCGAGACGTGGTTCCTCAAGGACAACGCGCTGCAGGACTCGCGCTTCGACCCGCAGGACACCATCACGCGCAACGCGGACGGCTCCTGGAAGATGAAGAGCAGCCAGGTGCGCATGCACGCCAAGACCTCCACCGGCTACGACTCGAAGAAGATCCCCACGTATGACCCGGACGTGCTGGCGAGCCGCGGCTACATGCAGGCCGCCAACGACTGGAAGAACGTGGAGATGACCGGCTTCATCAAGGTGAACGCCGCCAGCGACATGAGCGACAACTTCGCCTGGTACGCGCGCGGTGGCCGCCACACCGACTCGCTGGCGTGCGAGGGCTCCTCGTACAAGGGCAGCCTCCACTACGACGGGCGCGCCCGTTGGCAGAAGGAGTCCTGGCACGTGAGCTACGACCAGACCGCGTACAAGACGGCCACCACCTCGCTCAAGGGCCGCTGGGTGGGCTTCAAGTCCATCATGAAGAACACCGCCTACAACGGGAAGCCCGCGGTGAAGCTGGAGCTGTGGCTCAACGACAACGCGGACAAGGTGACCTGGAAGAAGGTCTACGACACCATGGACTACGGGCAGATCGGCGGTGACCTCGATCACTGCGGTGGCTCCGTGGCCGCCGCGCCCATCGTCTGGGGCGGCCCCCTGGCCACCTTCCGCTGGGACAGTGCCTCGGACGTGGACTTCAAGTGGTTGAGCGTGCGTGAAATCACCGAGTAA